In the Verrucomicrobiota bacterium genome, TTGCGGGTCTAAGTGCTTTGGCTGAACAATCCATGCTTTCCGGGCCAAAAATGGTGGTTCGTGCAACAAGCCATTCCGGCTGGCTAGAAGTTGAGAATCGGTATATCTGGCTAAGTTCAGACTTTGATGATCGTGAAGAAACCGAATTTATGGAAATTGAGAAATGGCGCTATGACCCAAAGCTGTTTCAAAAGGACGAAAGAGTGGATATATTGTCTCTGTATCTGAGCCTTAAAGATCATTCCGATGAACGGGTGCAAATGGCATTGGAGGAAGCGCTGGAGGAATCTGGATGGTAAGAGGACTAGAGGTATTCAAAACCCATTTCTCCGCGTGTTCGGATTACTATGTATTGATAGGAGGGACTGCGGCCACCGTATTGATGGAGGAGGCCGGGCTGGAGTTTCGAGCAACCAGAGATCTGGACGTGGTAATCATGGTGGAAGCAGTGGATGCATTGTTTGTCACAACGGTTTGGGATTTCGTGAAGTCTGGGAAATACCGTCTCCATGAAGCCTCATCTGGTGAAAAACGTTTTTACCGCTTCAGCAAACCCGGGACTGCCGGATATCCTGCAATGCTCGAATTATTTTCGAGAGTTCCAGATACAATCGTTTATGAGGGCGAAGGACATTTAACACCCATTCCTGCGGATGCAGAAGTTTCAAGTCTCTCAGCTATTCTTCTGGATGATGATTACTACTCCCTGGTAAAGAATGGTGTCGTAATTGTCGATGGCCTGCCTGTTCTAAAGCCTGAATATTTAATCCCGATGAAGGCAAAAGCCTATCTTGATTTAAGTGAGCTTAAGGCTTCCGGAACTCATGTAGACTCTAAAAATATTAAGAAGCACCAAAACGATGTTTTCAGGCTGTTCCAGCTGATGACACCTGGGGCGGCGACTCCCCTTTCGGGTAGCGTAAAAAACGACATGACTCTATTTTTTAGGCAATTGCGAAACGAAGAAATCAATTTAAAGTCCCTGGGGATTGAAGGGATTGAAACGGGCGAAATTGTTCAACGTCTGACCGAAAGCTATGGAATCGATTTGTGATTACTTAGTCAGTGCTGTAAGAAGCTCCGCCGTGTTCAACCACGAGGTTCAGACGGCGCCTGCTTGTATCCTTTGGCCAGATCGTGAACGGCAGTGGGAGGCCGTCATCCCTCGTTTACAAGAGCAGATGTCTGAGCTATGCATCCTCGGCTCCTACGAACCGGAGAAGCGAAAGGGTCCGGGCATCTGGTTGCGTTGTGTTCTAGCGGGTAAAGGGCTTGAGGAAGTTACCCCGGAATTTAAATCCATGGTAGAAGAAGCCAAGAAGGCCTATAAAAGCGGCAATGCGGTTCCTCACCCAAACATCCCAATTTTATATCTGCCTGGAGTTGGCCGTCAGGATTTGCGTGCCATTGAAGACTGTCCGGAGCCTCTTAAGCCTCTGGCGGAACTACAATATAGGGGTGTTATCTGGTCTCAAATAAATGCAAAGGATTGGACGATTCTAGCCTTTCTAAAGTCGGATCAAGGCGGGTTGGCTCTGGATGTATCCCAAGACAATGATGCAAAACACACCATGCAGTTAGCCCTCTATCGCTTACTGGATGAGGATATATCCCTTCTTAAAGGCAAACGACTGGATAAAGACTATTTCAATTCACTTCTGACCAGTGGCGATCCTACACGAGAAATTCTTCAATGGATCGACCAGGGTAATGCATTTAAGGCTAGTCGAGAGGAGCATGTATGGGAGGCATTTGTAGAAGTCACACGTTCTCAACTTGGTTTTGATCCGGTGGGAGATGGGCAACTTTTTGCAGCCGAGAAGCTGGCAATCCATGAGGGTCCATGGTTACCAGTCTGGGAACGATATTGTGAAGCTCCACAACGGTATCCACATATACCGGTTATGATTCGGCGGTGTGGTCAGCCAACTGACTTGTTTGCGGACAGAAGAGGATGG is a window encoding:
- the pglZ gene encoding BREX-1 system phosphatase PglZ type B, with amino-acid sequence MESICDYLVSAVRSSAVFNHEVQTAPACILWPDRERQWEAVIPRLQEQMSELCILGSYEPEKRKGPGIWLRCVLAGKGLEEVTPEFKSMVEEAKKAYKSGNAVPHPNIPILYLPGVGRQDLRAIEDCPEPLKPLAELQYRGVIWSQINAKDWTILAFLKSDQGGLALDVSQDNDAKHTMQLALYRLLDEDISLLKGKRLDKDYFNSLLTSGDPTREILQWIDQGNAFKASREEHVWEAFVEVTRSQLGFDPVGDGQLFAAEKLAIHEGPWLPVWERYCEAPQRYPHIPVMIRRCGQPTDLFADRRGWPQLNESDENDLRTSLNSIGNMPFHDARTRLLELEKQHGERRSWVWADLDESPLAKALEHLSKMARICEQSMAVGTFEDLVAIYTTRGWEADQAVLNALCDVESPSDVEAMASAVQAIYKPWLEDGARHLQELVQVRK